A region of Larimichthys crocea isolate SSNF chromosome X, L_crocea_2.0, whole genome shotgun sequence DNA encodes the following proteins:
- the LOC104921552 gene encoding E3 ubiquitin/ISG15 ligase TRIM25, translated as MADMDESQFSLMCLEDELTCCICLGTFNCPVTIPCGHNFCQDCLLDSWQDSDYSCPQCRTVFPTKPELKKNTVLCSVVETFKSKSEVILTAEDNKAKKKDVIRCDTCMEAEASQTCLTCMASFCEEHLRPHRENPKFSVHQLIEPVGDLSEHICTDHHKLMEFFCSDHSQAICSLCLQQVHKGCSFMSPEEQRNLKESDLRDKLGLLDGKIERTETVMFQINDTQSKLKDAATKRKTAFAAVFQQMHDMLAQVECEAQHVVDCELETGQKKLCDFMKRLTENTENMRKAREDVNNLLSQSQTLAFLQASVDLPRAVKFDPYAPRINLDSKKVIATQAFAAALKEHLTEMFKQPVEARQVMLKPDEKADPVSGGAGSQPKSEQPDPQQQGQPMSHSSGFPSMQPFIQTVPVPVYIGGHGGWNPQYGRGQSAGPNRGPPFKGGQRPDKKSDGGQQHSHKQDKKPHSGPGGHQPSGKGSDSTKKDNPRSHPSGGKPNKNHPGPHKK; from the exons ATGGCCGACATGGACGAGAGTCAGTTTTCTCTGATGTGTCTGGAGGATGAGCTGACCTGCTGCATCTGTCTTGGTACTTTTAACTGTCCGGTGACAATTCCCTGCGGGCACAATTTCTGCCAGGACTGCCTGCTCGACTCCTGGCAGGACTCTGACTACAGCTGTCCGCAGTGTCGGACCGTCTTCCCCACCAAACCGGAGCTAAAGAAAAACACGGTCCTCTGCTCGGTCGTGGAGACCTTTAAGAGCAAAAGCGAGGTTATTCTGACCGCAGAAGATAACAAAGCCAAGAAAAAGGATGTCATACGTTGTGATACATGCATGGAGGCAGAAGCGTCCCAAACCTGCCTCACCTGTATGGCCTCTTTCTGTGAGGAGCACCTGCGTCCTCACCGGGAAAATCCGAAATTTAGCGTCCACCAGCTGATTGAGCCTGTCGGCGACCTGTCTGAGCACATCTGCACGGACCACCACAAGCTGATGGAGTTCTTCTGCAGCGATCACAGCCAAGCCATCtgcagcctctgcctccagcaaGTTCATAAAGGATGCTCCTTCATGTCTCCTGAGGAGCAGAGGAACCtcaaagag TCCGACCTCAGAGACAAGTTGGGTTTGCTGGACGGGAAGATTGAGAGGACTGAGACGGTTATGTTTCAAATCAATGACACACAGAGCAAGCTGAAG GATGCAGCAACCAAAAGGAAGACAGCATTTGCTGCCGTGTTTCAGCAAATGCATGATATGTTGGCCCAAGTAGAATGTGAGGCCCAGCATGTGGTGGACTGCGAACTGGAGACTGGTCAAAAGAAACTTTGTGACTTCATGAAGAGGTTAACTGAGAATACTGAGAACATGAGAAAAGCCAGAGAAGATGTCAACAATTTGCTGAGTCAATCCCAAACCCTGGCTTTTCTACAG GCTTCAGTCGACTTGCCCCGGGCTGTAAAGTTTGACCCATACGCCCCTCGAATCAACCTGGACTCCAAGAAGGTGATAGCAACGCAGGCCTTTGCTGCTGCACTGAAGGAACATCTGACAGAGATGTTTAAACAGCCCGTTGAGGCCAGACAAGTGATGCTTAAACCAG ATGAAAAAGCAGATCCTGTTTCAGGAGGTGCTGGATCTCAGCCAAAATCTG AACAACCAGATCCCCAGCAGCAAGGGCAGCCCATGTCCCACAGCTCAGGTTTTCCATCCATGCAGCCATTCATCCAGACAGTGCCTGTACCTGTTTACATCGGAGGACATGGAGGCTGGAATCCACAGTACGGACGTGGCCAGTCAGCAGGCCCTAACAGGGGTCCTCCATTTAAGGGAGGACAAAGGCCAG ACAAGAAAAGTGATGGCGGTCAACAACACTCCCACA AACAAGACAAAAAGCCCCACAGTGGACCGGGAGGACATCAGCCAAGTGGAAAAGGATCCGACTCCACTAAGAAGGACAATCCCAGAAGCCACCCTTCAGGAGggaaaccaaataaaaaccATCCAGGGCCTCATAAAAAATAA
- the dgke gene encoding diacylglycerol kinase epsilon, whose translation MYKEGEEAQDDCGSREEWTLLFWTSLAVVVPVIITLWCSAQRSKRKTHMKDFFRKSKHGWHYTDLFNKPTYCCVCSQHILQGAFCDCCGVCADEQCLRRADRSLSCKEIMAPSSRYGAMEHRWVRGNVPLASYCAVCKQQCGTQPKLCDFRCVWCQTTVHDDCMDSLEDADQCDLGEFHSLIIPPHYLYCVNKLRRRHPDEYSKLASSCGSGWTPVLVLANTRSGNNMGEALLGEFRTVLNPVQVFDLSELNPSKALQLCTLLPPGSVRVLVCGGDGTVGWVLDAIDTMKLKGQDQFMPRVTILPLGTGNDLSNTLGWGAGYAGEIPVEQVLRNILDAEVVKMDRWKVQVASKGLYFRKPKVLSMNNYFSVGPDALMALNFHTHREKTPSFFSSRIINKAVYFLYGTKDCLVQECKDLDKRIELELDGERVELPSLEGIIVCNIGYWGGGCRLWEGMGDEPCPPTRLDDGLLEVVGVFGSFHCAQIQVKLANPVRLGQAHTVRLVLKSSKMPMQVDGEPWAQGPCTITITHKTQALMLYHSAEQTDDDDDESSASETESPTPQDSPRPPGPTSARA comes from the exons ATGTACAAGGAGGGGGAAGAGGCTCAGGACGACTGCGGCTCCCGGGAGGAGTGGACGCTGCTGTTCTGGACATCTCTGGCCGTCGTCGTTCCGGTCATCATCACGCTGTGGTGCAGCGCCCAGCGCTCCAAGCGGAAAACTCACATGAAGGATTTCTTTCGCAAGAGCAAGCACGGCTGGCACTACACGGACCTGTTCAACAAGCCCACCTACTGCTGCGTGTGCTCCCAGCACATCCTCCAAGGGGCTTTCTGCGACTGCTGCGGCGTGTGCGCCGACGAGCAGTGCCTGCGCCGGGCCGACCGGAGCCTCTCCTGCAAGGAGATCATGGCCCCCTCCAGCCGCTACGGAGCCATGGAGCACCGCTGGGTGCGCGGAAATGTGCCCCTCGCCAGCTACTGTGCAGTGTGCAAACAGCAGTGTGGGACCCAGCCGAAGCTCTGCGACTTCAG gtgtgtgtggtgtcagaCCACCGTGCACGATGACTGCATGGACAGCCTGGAGGATGCAGACCAGTGTGACCTGGGCGAGTTCCACAGCCTCATCATCCCTCCTCACTACCTCTACTGTGTCAACAAGCTCCGCCGCAGGCACCCCGACGAGTACAGCAAG ctGGCGTCTTCCTGCGGCAGCGGCTGGACTCCAGTTCTGGTCTTGGCTAACACGCGGAGCGGTAATAACATGGGGGAGGCTCTGCTGGGAGAATTTCGCACCGTGCTCAATCCTGTACAG GTGTTCGACCTGTCTGAGCTGAATCCCTCCAAAGCTCTCCAGCTGTGTACCCTGCTGCCTCCCGGGAGTGTCCGGGTGCTGGTGTGTGGGGGTGACGGCACAGTGGGCTGGGTGCTGGATGCCATCGATACTATGAAGCTGAAG GGCCAAGACCAGTTTATGCCACGGGTGACCATCCTGCCCCTGGGGACAGGAAATGACCTTTCCAACACTTTAGGCTGGGGTGCCGGGTACGCTGGAGAGATCCCTGTGGAACAGGTTCTCCGTAACATCCTTGATGCAGAGGTGGTCAAAATGGACAG ATGGAAAGTGCAGGTGGCTTCAAAAGGCCTCTACTTCCGTAAACCAAAG GTTCTGTCCATGAATAACTACTTCTCTGTGGGACCTGACGCCCTGATGGCGCTCAACTTCCACACGCACCGTGAGAAAACGCCGTCCTTCTTCTCTAGCCGCATCATCAACAAG gctGTTTATTTCCTGTATGGCACCAAAGATTGTTTAGTGCAGGAATGTAAGGATCTGGATAAGAGGATTGAG CTGGAGTTGGATGGGGAGAGGGTGGAGCTGCCCAGTCTGGAGGGCATCATTGTTTGTAACATTGGCTATTGGGGTGGAGGCTGCAGACTCTGGGAGGGTATGGGGGATGAGCCGTGCCCCCCTACACG GCTGGATGATGGTCTGCTGGAGGTTGTGGGCGTGTTTGGCTCCTTCCACTGTGCTCAGATCCAGGTCAAGCTGGCCAATCCTGTACGGCTGGGACAGGCCCACACTGTCAGA CTGGTTCTCAAGAGCTCCAAGATGCCCATGCAGGTGGACGGGGAGCCGTGGGCCCAGGGTCCCTGCACGATCACCATCACCCATAAGACCCAGGCCCTCATGCTGTACCACAGCGCCGAGCAGAcggacgatgacgacgacgaatCCAGCGCCTCTGAGACAGAGAGTCCCACCCCTCAAGACTCACCCAGGCCACCGGGGCCGACCTCTGCTCGTGCATGA